Within Moritella sp. Urea-trap-13, the genomic segment AAAAAATTAGGAATAGCGAAACCAATCACCACCGCACTGGAACTCCAAACATCAAACGCAGAACCATGAGAAATGGCTTTTTTAATACCCAGCGGTATCGAAATCAGATACACCAAGATCGTCGTCCACAAACCTAATGAAATAGACACAGGTAACTTATCGAGCACCAAATCAATTACCGAGCTATCGCGGAAAAAGCTATCACCAAAATCAAACTGCACATAGCTTTTTAACATTAACCAGTAACGTTCATGCAGCGGTTTATCAAAACCATATAAACGCTCTAACTCTTTAATATATTCAGGATCAACACCCTGTGCGCCTCGGTACTGTCCACCACTACCTTGTCCACCACCGCTGTTTAAATTCACTTCGCCCTGACTATTACCATCAACTCGACTGGTCGCCGAGGATTCAATGCCTTGTAATTTAGCCAACGACTGTTCAACAGGGCCGCCCGGCGCCGCTTGAATAATAATAAAATTAAGGGTGATAATACCCAACAATGTGGGGATCATCAGCAAACAACGGCGCAGTATATAACTCCACATTTAGCTAGTTTCCTTTCTTGCTTGCGGTGTCTTTCTGCCACCAACTATCGATGGCTAAGCCGTATTTAGGCAGTTTTTCGGGACGTTGTATTTGTTGCCAATATGCCACCCGATAACTGCTTATATGCCATTGTGGGATCACTAAATTTTTCCACAATAACACCCGGTCTAAGGCTTTAGTGGCCGTGATCAGCTTGTCTCTATCTTCCGCATTAATGACTTCTGTGACCAAGGCATCAACCACGGGATCTTGTAAACCAATACGGTTAAGCGTACCTGGTACATTGGCAAACTCACTGCCCCACATACTCAACTGCTCATTCCCCGGCGATAGGCTTTGCGCTTGCGTGAGGGTGTAAATGTCAAAATCAAAATTATTTAAGCGATTAATGTATTGCGATACATCAACAATACGAATTTCAGAAGCAATACCGATACGTTGTAAATTTTTACGAAATGGCTGAATAACACGTTCAAACGATGGACTATAAACTAAAAATTCTATGCTGAGTTGCTGGCCATTGGCATCCAGCATTTTACCCGCTGTTAATGTCCAACCTGCTTGTTTAAATAACTCAATTGCTTGGCGTTGCTGCTTACGCACGCGACCATTACCTTGGGTTTTATCTAAACGATAAACTTGTGTGAATAATTCAGGAGGAAGTTGGGCTTTAAAAGGGCTCAGCAGGGCTAATTCATCGCCAGCAGGGATACCGTTCGCCGCCAGTTCGGAATTACTAAAGAAACTGTCAGAGCGCTTGTATGCACTGTAAAACAGCGTCTTGTTTGTCCATTCAAAATCGAACATTAACCCCAATGCTTTACGTACCTTGGGATCTTTAAATTTGTCTTTACGTAAATTAAACCAAAATGCCTGCATCCCTTGCGGGTTCTGATGCTGGATCTCTTCTTTAATGATGTTACCGGCAGTAAATTGTTTGCCCTGATAACCCGTCGCCCATTGCTTGGAAATATTTTCTGCTCTGAAGTCAATTTCACCGGCTTTAAATGCTTCAAAGGCAATACTGCCATCTTTGTAATAATCAAAAATAATATGTTGAAAATTATAACGCCCACGGTTTACCGGTAAGCCTTTTGCCCAATAGTCATCATTACGCTGATAATCAATACCACGACCAGCATCAAATGACTTAATGGTATATGGCCCTGAACCCAGGGGGATATTTAAGCTTGCCTTAGCAAAATCTTTATCTTGCCAGTCTTTTGCTGAAAACACCGGAAGCTGTGCCAATATCAAGGCTAATTCTTTATTTTTGTTATCTTTAAAACTAAATTTAATCACTGATTTACTTTCGACTTCGACCTTGGTGACTTCTTTGTACTGCGCGCGTAACTGCGGGACGCCTTTTTCGATCAATACATTAAAAGTAAACTCAACATCACTGGCGGTTAGCTCGGAGCCATCAGAAAAACGCGCATTGGGATTCAAATGAAAACGTACCCAACTGCGATCGTCCGGTACTTCAATGAATTCTGCGACTAAGCCATATAAGGTAAATGCTTCATCGCCACTTTGCTGCATCAAGGTATCAAACAAATAACCTGTGCCATCAGCCGCAACACCTTTGACAATATAAGCATTAAAATTATCAAAACTGCCCATCGCAGCACGCCGTAATGAGCCCTCACGAGGCGCGTTTAAATTAACATAATCGAAATGGCTAAAGTCTTTGCCGTAGGCTGGTTGCCCATGCATCGCAATCGCATAGCGTAGCGGTTCACTGGCATGCGAAGTGGCAAAAACAGGTAAAGTGAATAACAGAGAACTGAGAGACAATAATGCAGCACGAAGCAGTTTATTCATGGCGAGGTTCCTTTAGCCGATGAAGAACGTAATTTAATGAGTTACTAAAATAATAGCATTTAACTCTTATTTAACTCTTATTTACAATGATATAGATACTAAAGTGAAAAAAATGTTCAGAAAGTTTCTAAATTTATAACCTTAGGGTTATAACCAACGCCTAACTATCCTTGTAGACGTTTGATGTAAAGTGCCAAGTTTTCTGCTGACAAAGGCTTGCTAGCATAAAAACCTTGATAGAAACTACATTGTTGACCTTGTAAAAATTCGAGTTGCTGACGGCTTTCAACACCTTCAGCGGTGACATTAAAGCCCATGTGTTTAGCCATAGCCAGAACCGCTTCAACAATCGCCATATCAGAGACATTATGCGGAATGTTTTGAATAAACGAACGATCAATTTTCAATTCATTTGCCGGTAAGCGTTTTAAGTAACTTAACGATGAGTAACCAGCGCCAAAATCATCAATAGCAAAACTGACACCGACATTCTTCAAATCGGTCATTTTACGAATAGCGTCCTCAGCATGCTCAATCACCACAGATTCAGTGATTTCTAAGTTTAATTGCATCGGATCCATACCCGTTTCATCTAATACCATGAGTATCGAATCAACAAAATTTTGATCATGAAACTGGCGGGTACTGACATTGACCGATAATTGCGGTACATCAACACCTTGCGATTGCCATTCTACAAATTGACGACACGCGGCTTGCAACACCCAAATACCAATATCAATAATCAGGTCGGTCTCTTCGGCAATGGGAATAAACTCGGCAGGTGAAATCAATTGTTTACCCTCTAAGTGCCAACGCACCAAGGCTTCAACACCAATAATTTCACCGCTTTGCACGATATGCTGAGGTTGGTAATGTAAAAATAGTTCATTTTTAGCAATCGCACTTTTCAGGCAATTGTAAATATGCAGGCGTTTATCTGCTTTACGCTGCATGGTGACATCAAAGAACGACACTTTTTTACGGCCATTGGATTTAGCCTGATACATGGCGGTATCGGCTTGTTGTAATAAATCATCGGCTTGCTGATCTTTACTTGGAAACAAGGTGACACCAATACTGGCGCCAATATACAAGGCTTGGCCCTTGTATAAATAAGGCTGAGAAATACGCGCTATTAATTGCTCTGCCAGTAAATTAGCATGTTGCTCAGCATGCATCGGATTTTCCGATAAATCTGGCAATAAAATCACAAATTCATCACCACCAAGGCGGGCAATAAAATCTTCTGCGCGTGGTATTTCTTTTAAGCGTTCAGCAACCTCAACCAATATGCCATCACCTACAGCATGTCCCAAAGAATCATTAATGGCTTTAAAAAAATCCAGGTCAATAAATAATAACGCGCCGACCACCTGATTATTTTTGGCTAACTGATATTGTGCTTCAATGGTTTGTGTTAATAAACGGCGATTAGCAAGACCGGTTAACGAATCAAAAAACGCTAAACGATGGAACTCGTCTTGCGATTGACTCGCGGTGAGCATAGATAAACCATAGCATAATTCGTTATCCATCAAGCGGAAATTACGTTGGATTAGCGCCCCGATAGCAGCACAAAAAGACAAGGTGATGCTGGAGGGGACATCACTCTCGATGACACCATTAAAATTC encodes:
- a CDS encoding extracellular solute-binding protein gives rise to the protein MNKLLRAALLSLSSLLFTLPVFATSHASEPLRYAIAMHGQPAYGKDFSHFDYVNLNAPREGSLRRAAMGSFDNFNAYIVKGVAADGTGYLFDTLMQQSGDEAFTLYGLVAEFIEVPDDRSWVRFHLNPNARFSDGSELTASDVEFTFNVLIEKGVPQLRAQYKEVTKVEVESKSVIKFSFKDNKNKELALILAQLPVFSAKDWQDKDFAKASLNIPLGSGPYTIKSFDAGRGIDYQRNDDYWAKGLPVNRGRYNFQHIIFDYYKDGSIAFEAFKAGEIDFRAENISKQWATGYQGKQFTAGNIIKEEIQHQNPQGMQAFWFNLRKDKFKDPKVRKALGLMFDFEWTNKTLFYSAYKRSDSFFSNSELAANGIPAGDELALLSPFKAQLPPELFTQVYRLDKTQGNGRVRKQQRQAIELFKQAGWTLTAGKMLDANGQQLSIEFLVYSPSFERVIQPFRKNLQRIGIASEIRIVDVSQYINRLNNFDFDIYTLTQAQSLSPGNEQLSMWGSEFANVPGTLNRIGLQDPVVDALVTEVINAEDRDKLITATKALDRVLLWKNLVIPQWHISSYRVAYWQQIQRPEKLPKYGLAIDSWWQKDTASKKGN
- a CDS encoding microcin C ABC transporter permease YejB, encoding MWSYILRRCLLMIPTLLGIITLNFIIIQAAPGGPVEQSLAKLQGIESSATSRVDGNSQGEVNLNSGGGQGSGGQYRGAQGVDPEYIKELERLYGFDKPLHERYWLMLKSYVQFDFGDSFFRDSSVIDLVLDKLPVSISLGLWTTILVYLISIPLGIKKAISHGSAFDVWSSSAVVIGFAIPNFLFALLLIVVFAGGSYFDWFPLRGLTSANFDELSTFEQIKDYFWHLTLPIMASVISSFATLTLLTKNTFLDEINKQYVTTARAKGLTENQVLYGHVFRNAMLLVIAGLPAALISIFFTGSLMIEIIFSLDGLGLLGFESVINRDYPVVFGTLYVFTLMGLIIKLISDVTYMLIDPRINFEAQS
- a CDS encoding bifunctional diguanylate cyclase/phosphodiesterase; the encoded protein is MITESYNMPDKCNITSSHDEFVAKSARLNHVLLQLTVIDWCGSDEFVAFVDAIVNATKRSLNLVDVNIQLFSDTFGDLMSLLPKYLTNVNPNHAFNVTELSQLHSRSEVVQVIEKDDFLKTINLAIPLFNQNKCVGVMNFNGVIESDVPSSITLSFCAAIGALIQRNFRLMDNELCYGLSMLTASQSQDEFHRLAFFDSLTGLANRRLLTQTIEAQYQLAKNNQVVGALLFIDLDFFKAINDSLGHAVGDGILVEVAERLKEIPRAEDFIARLGGDEFVILLPDLSENPMHAEQHANLLAEQLIARISQPYLYKGQALYIGASIGVTLFPSKDQQADDLLQQADTAMYQAKSNGRKKVSFFDVTMQRKADKRLHIYNCLKSAIAKNELFLHYQPQHIVQSGEIIGVEALVRWHLEGKQLISPAEFIPIAEETDLIIDIGIWVLQAACRQFVEWQSQGVDVPQLSVNVSTRQFHDQNFVDSILMVLDETGMDPMQLNLEITESVVIEHAEDAIRKMTDLKNVGVSFAIDDFGAGYSSLSYLKRLPANELKIDRSFIQNIPHNVSDMAIVEAVLAMAKHMGFNVTAEGVESRQQLEFLQGQQCSFYQGFYASKPLSAENLALYIKRLQG